In Callospermophilus lateralis isolate mCalLat2 chromosome 19, mCalLat2.hap1, whole genome shotgun sequence, the following are encoded in one genomic region:
- the Mettl27 gene encoding methyltransferase-like protein 27 isoform X2, translating to MAQEKGRNLSKVQARIGASHNINDLDRKLQFYGHWAPDYDQLQARGFHQLHGVDGSPEMLKQAQACGLYQHLSLCTLGQEPLPSPEGTFDAVLIVGALSDGQVPCSAIPELLRVAKPGGLVCLTTRTNPSNLQYKEALEATLDKLEQAGAWKRLVAQTVDHWELATSPLEVAPGAKDGFISGIIYLYQKQRSP from the exons ATGGCTCAGGAGAAGGGTAGGAACCTGTCCAAGGTACAGGCCCGGATCGGGGCCTCCCACAACATCAACGACCTGGACCGCAAGCTCCAGTTCTATGGCCACTGGGCTCCAGATTACGACCAG CTGCAGGCTCGGGGCTTCCACCAGCTGCATGGAGTGGATGGGAGCCCAGAGATGCTGAAACAGGCCCAGGCCTGCGGCCTCTACCAGCACCTCAGCCTCTGTACCCTGGGTCAGGAGCCTCTGCCCAGCCCCGAAG GGACCTTTGATGCAGTGCTGATAGTGGGTGCCCTCAGTGATGGCCAGGTGCCCTGCAGTGCCATACCTGAGCTCCTGCGTGTCGCCAAGCCAG GTGGGCTGGTGTGCCTGACCACCAGGACCAACCCATCCAACCTGCAGTACAAGGAGGCACTGGAGGCCACCCTGGACAAGCTAGAGCAGGCTGGGGCCTGGAAACGCCTGGTGGCCCAGACTGTTGACCACTGGGAGCTGGCCACCTCTCCACTTGAGGTGGCACCCGGTGCCAAGGATGGCTTCATCTCAGGCATCATCTACTTGTACCAAAAGCAGAGGTCTCCCTGA
- the Mettl27 gene encoding methyltransferase-like protein 27 isoform X1 codes for MAQEKGRNLSKVQARIGASHNINDLDRKLQFYGHWAPDYDQDVAALQYQAPRLAVDCLTQALPGPPHAALILDVACGTGLVAAELQARGFHQLHGVDGSPEMLKQAQACGLYQHLSLCTLGQEPLPSPEGTFDAVLIVGALSDGQVPCSAIPELLRVAKPGGLVCLTTRTNPSNLQYKEALEATLDKLEQAGAWKRLVAQTVDHWELATSPLEVAPGAKDGFISGIIYLYQKQRSP; via the exons ATGGCTCAGGAGAAGGGTAGGAACCTGTCCAAGGTACAGGCCCGGATCGGGGCCTCCCACAACATCAACGACCTGGACCGCAAGCTCCAGTTCTATGGCCACTGGGCTCCAGATTACGACCAG GATGTGGCTGCCCTGCAGTACCAAGCCCCCAGGCTTGCTGTGGACTGTCTCACCCAAGCCCTTCCAGGCCCACCCCATGCTGCCCTGATCCTGGACGTTGCCTGTGGCACCGGCCTTGTAGCTGCAGAG CTGCAGGCTCGGGGCTTCCACCAGCTGCATGGAGTGGATGGGAGCCCAGAGATGCTGAAACAGGCCCAGGCCTGCGGCCTCTACCAGCACCTCAGCCTCTGTACCCTGGGTCAGGAGCCTCTGCCCAGCCCCGAAG GGACCTTTGATGCAGTGCTGATAGTGGGTGCCCTCAGTGATGGCCAGGTGCCCTGCAGTGCCATACCTGAGCTCCTGCGTGTCGCCAAGCCAG GTGGGCTGGTGTGCCTGACCACCAGGACCAACCCATCCAACCTGCAGTACAAGGAGGCACTGGAGGCCACCCTGGACAAGCTAGAGCAGGCTGGGGCCTGGAAACGCCTGGTGGCCCAGACTGTTGACCACTGGGAGCTGGCCACCTCTCCACTTGAGGTGGCACCCGGTGCCAAGGATGGCTTCATCTCAGGCATCATCTACTTGTACCAAAAGCAGAGGTCTCCCTGA